From Falco cherrug isolate bFalChe1 chromosome 4, bFalChe1.pri, whole genome shotgun sequence, one genomic window encodes:
- the NFILZ gene encoding NFIL3 like protein isoform X1 produces the protein MPDDSGCHIQPARTLAVFTTMENFMAPLSTVSELALQQSKAKFLHGKVSGPPRRKREFMPDEKKDNMYWEKRRKNNEAAKRSREKRRLNDFAMESQLAALSEENAILRTELLSLKLRFGLISPDTSIYPGHSLQDFLGVYFRGHREASPLLEAEPFVGESCFFTKTFVPKVLEPADSSCKTFGPSRNILGCDSKPAAIDTPGLQQPKRSTVCSPFLNYHCPDKYAFHLQEMEPGSACFLCPSPSPAEVSKESSTTVSDEDDEQQVPKTSSLPPCSLLCPSEDHLKGRSSAALPHKLRIKTKALSSLEESSLDSH, from the coding sequence AACCCTGGCTGTGTTCACAACCATGGAAAACTTCATGGCACCACTGAGCACGGTCAGCGAGCTTGCACTTCAGCAGAGCAAGGCTAAGTTCCTCCATGGCAAGGTGAGCGGTCCCCCCCGGCGCAAGCGGGAGTTCATGCCGGATGAAAAGAAGGACAACATGTACTGGGAGAAGAGGCGCAAGAATAACGAGGCAGCCAAGCGCTCACGGGAGAAGAGGCGCCTCAATGACTTTGCCATGGAGAGCCAGCTGGCTGCTCTCAGCGAGGAGAACGCCATCCTCAGGACAGAGCTGCTGTCCCTGAAGCTGCGCTTTGGGCTCATCAGCCCAGACACCAGCATCTACCCAGGCCATTCCCTCCAGGACTTCCTGGGAGTTTATTTCAGAGGGCACAGAGAAGCCTCCCCACTTCTCGAGGCAGAGCCCTTTGTGGGGGAGTCCTGCTTCTTCACAAAGACATTTGTGCCAAaggtgctggagccagctgaCTCGTCCTGCAAAACCTTTGGCCCTTCCAGAAACATCCTTGGCTGTGACTCAAAACCAGCTGCCATAGACACACCTGGCCTTCAGCAGCCCAAGAGATCCACAGTTTGCTCTCCGTTCCTCAATTACCACTGCCCAGACAAATATGCTTTCCATTTGCAGGAAATGGAGCCAGGCAGTGCCTGCTTCTTGTGCCCTTCCCCCAGTCCAGCTGAGGTGAGCAAAGAAAGCAGCACAACTGTCTCAGATGAAGATGATGAGCAGCAAGTACCCAAAACTTCTTCTCTACCCCCATGCAGTCTGCTCTGCCCTTCAGAAGATCATTTGAAGGGCCGAAGCTCTGCTGCCCTACCTCACAAGCTCCGAATTAAGACCAAAGCCCTCAGCAGCTTGGAGGAGAGTAGCCTGGACTCACACTGA
- the NFILZ gene encoding NFIL3 like protein isoform X2 yields MENFMAPLSTVSELALQQSKAKFLHGKVSGPPRRKREFMPDEKKDNMYWEKRRKNNEAAKRSREKRRLNDFAMESQLAALSEENAILRTELLSLKLRFGLISPDTSIYPGHSLQDFLGVYFRGHREASPLLEAEPFVGESCFFTKTFVPKVLEPADSSCKTFGPSRNILGCDSKPAAIDTPGLQQPKRSTVCSPFLNYHCPDKYAFHLQEMEPGSACFLCPSPSPAEVSKESSTTVSDEDDEQQVPKTSSLPPCSLLCPSEDHLKGRSSAALPHKLRIKTKALSSLEESSLDSH; encoded by the coding sequence ATGGAAAACTTCATGGCACCACTGAGCACGGTCAGCGAGCTTGCACTTCAGCAGAGCAAGGCTAAGTTCCTCCATGGCAAGGTGAGCGGTCCCCCCCGGCGCAAGCGGGAGTTCATGCCGGATGAAAAGAAGGACAACATGTACTGGGAGAAGAGGCGCAAGAATAACGAGGCAGCCAAGCGCTCACGGGAGAAGAGGCGCCTCAATGACTTTGCCATGGAGAGCCAGCTGGCTGCTCTCAGCGAGGAGAACGCCATCCTCAGGACAGAGCTGCTGTCCCTGAAGCTGCGCTTTGGGCTCATCAGCCCAGACACCAGCATCTACCCAGGCCATTCCCTCCAGGACTTCCTGGGAGTTTATTTCAGAGGGCACAGAGAAGCCTCCCCACTTCTCGAGGCAGAGCCCTTTGTGGGGGAGTCCTGCTTCTTCACAAAGACATTTGTGCCAAaggtgctggagccagctgaCTCGTCCTGCAAAACCTTTGGCCCTTCCAGAAACATCCTTGGCTGTGACTCAAAACCAGCTGCCATAGACACACCTGGCCTTCAGCAGCCCAAGAGATCCACAGTTTGCTCTCCGTTCCTCAATTACCACTGCCCAGACAAATATGCTTTCCATTTGCAGGAAATGGAGCCAGGCAGTGCCTGCTTCTTGTGCCCTTCCCCCAGTCCAGCTGAGGTGAGCAAAGAAAGCAGCACAACTGTCTCAGATGAAGATGATGAGCAGCAAGTACCCAAAACTTCTTCTCTACCCCCATGCAGTCTGCTCTGCCCTTCAGAAGATCATTTGAAGGGCCGAAGCTCTGCTGCCCTACCTCACAAGCTCCGAATTAAGACCAAAGCCCTCAGCAGCTTGGAGGAGAGTAGCCTGGACTCACACTGA